The genome window GGCAATATGGCCCGGAAACTCATGGACATCTTTTACCAGTTGGATTTCGCCACTGGACACCGCTGTACCACAGACACCTTTGCCTACCGGAATGCGCACACAAGCAACTTTCCCCTGAAATGGTCCCAAAACTAAAACGTCATCCCTTAAAATATAAAAGCCTGACCAATTCAGATCAGGCATTTCATTAAAGAGCAACGCACTCAGATTTGCCATGTTGGCAATCAGATCTGTTTCGTCTTCGATCAGAGACTGTGCT of Rheinheimera sp. MM224 contains these proteins:
- a CDS encoding GAF domain-containing protein codes for the protein MREQKSEFYQLLQQQAQSLIEDETDLIANMANLSALLFNEMPDLNWSGFYILRDDVLVLGPFQGKVACVRIPVGKGVCGTAVSSGEIQLVKDVHEFPGHIACDAASNSEIVFPVRHNGNIIAVLDIDSPSLARFDLDDQQGLAGLVQLFEQHLARTL